One stretch of Nocardioides perillae DNA includes these proteins:
- a CDS encoding MarR family transcriptional regulator: MTEARSRSAAARGARGVGRDPIRAAHEQWLRHGWDDAADGMAMVTSLVRAQQLLMERIEEVLRPHGLTFARYEVLQLLSFSSAGRMPMTRLGSLLQVHPTSVTSAVDRLERQGFVRREPGAADRRVKLAVLTDAGREVAGRATAGLNEVFAAPGLDPADVRDLTALLARLRSTAGDPVD; this comes from the coding sequence GTGACCGAGGCCCGCTCCCGCTCCGCCGCGGCCCGGGGTGCGCGCGGCGTCGGGCGCGACCCGATCCGGGCGGCGCACGAGCAGTGGCTGCGCCACGGCTGGGACGACGCAGCCGACGGCATGGCGATGGTGACCTCGCTGGTGCGCGCCCAACAGCTGCTGATGGAGCGCATCGAGGAGGTGCTGCGCCCGCACGGGCTGACGTTCGCGCGCTACGAGGTGCTGCAGCTGCTGAGCTTCTCCTCGGCCGGGCGGATGCCGATGACGCGCCTCGGCTCGCTGCTGCAGGTGCACCCCACCTCCGTCACCAGCGCCGTCGACCGGCTCGAGCGGCAGGGCTTCGTGCGCCGCGAGCCCGGCGCCGCTGATCGCCGGGTCAAGCTCGCCGTGCTCACCGACGCCGGGCGCGAGGTCGCCGGTCGCGCCACCGCCGGCCTCAACGAGGTCTTCGCGGCCCCGGGCCTCGACCCGGCGGACGTGCGCGACCTCACCGCGCTGCTGGCCCGCCTGCGCAGCACCGCCGGTGACCCGGTCGACTGA
- a CDS encoding SDR family oxidoreductase, translating into MQLQDTTAIVTGAASGLGAATAHALAEAGATVVGFDLPSSIEGAEPGEGVRLLPVDVTDPTQVEAAVAEAAGTGRPLRTVVNCAGIGPSARLLGKKGPHDLGLFAKVVQVNLLGTVHVMTLAAARIAETEPLADGARGVVVNTASIAAFDGQVGQAAYAASKGGVVGLTLPAARDLAQHGIRVNTVCPGIVETPMLATVSEEFRAGLAAGVPFPQRLGRPEEFADLVLTLVRHDYLNGETIRMDGALRMAPR; encoded by the coding sequence ATGCAGCTGCAGGACACCACCGCGATCGTCACCGGCGCCGCCTCCGGGCTCGGCGCCGCCACCGCCCACGCGCTCGCCGAGGCCGGCGCGACGGTCGTCGGCTTCGACCTGCCGTCGTCGATCGAGGGCGCCGAGCCGGGCGAGGGCGTGCGCCTGCTCCCGGTCGACGTCACCGACCCCACGCAGGTCGAGGCCGCGGTCGCCGAGGCCGCCGGCACCGGCCGCCCGCTGCGCACCGTCGTCAACTGCGCCGGCATCGGCCCCTCGGCCCGGCTGCTCGGCAAGAAGGGCCCCCACGACCTCGGTCTCTTCGCGAAGGTGGTCCAGGTCAACCTGCTCGGCACCGTCCACGTGATGACCCTGGCGGCGGCCCGCATCGCCGAGACCGAGCCGCTCGCCGACGGCGCCCGCGGCGTCGTGGTCAACACCGCCAGCATCGCGGCCTTCGACGGCCAGGTCGGCCAGGCGGCGTACGCCGCGTCCAAGGGCGGCGTCGTCGGCCTCACCCTCCCCGCCGCCCGCGACCTCGCCCAGCACGGCATCCGGGTCAACACGGTCTGCCCCGGCATCGTCGAGACCCCGATGCTCGCCACCGTGTCGGAGGAGTTCCGCGCCGGGCTCGCCGCGGGCGTCCCCTTCCCGCAGCGCCTCGGTCGCCCCGAGGAGTTCGCCGACCTCGTCCTCACCCTCGTGCGCCACGACTACCTCAACGGCGAGACGATCCGCATGGACGGCGCGCTGCGCATGGCTCCGCGCTGA